The DNA region attgaattaaatactgatgggatcatatccttaaatttagctacagcactatcagacaggagtctggtataagaatttttgcctactggctggtagtctggtaatatgaattcgaaagttattaaatgatggtctgataaaagaggattctgtgaggagactattaagtcttcgatttcaatgccatatgtcagaacaaggtcgagggtgtggttaaaacagtgagtcggttcatgtacattctggcggaagccaactgagtctaatactgagataaacgcagtgctaaggctgtcattatcaacgtcgacatgtacattaaagtcacctacaataattactttatctgcttcaaggactaaacttgatagaaactccgagaactcagctataaattcggagtaaggaccaggagagcagtatactacaacaaataaaagtggctgcactgttttccatttctcatgagaaagagtgagaacaaggctttcaaatgagttatagtcgagtttaggtttagggttgatcaaaaggcttgagtcaaaaatggctgcaactccacctcctccgccgctgcctcgaggaatgtgggtattaatatggctcggaggagtagcttcatttaggctcacatactcttcaggacacagccaggtttcagtcagacaaaataaatcaacattatggtctgatattaactcatttactagaacagctttagaggacagagatctgatgttaaggagtccacatttaattctcctatcttcACTCTCGGTGAAAAAGCTAATGAGTGTCAAACTACTccttttaaaaggaaaaattcAGGTTGAGTCTTAAGTGTATGTTGAAATAAAGTCATTAAATAATGTTGACGTAAGGGCTACATGTAAGCTAGCACAGTTTAATCCTTACTTTACTGTAATCGTAGACGCTGTTTCACCTAAAGACCAAGTTAATTTGTCAGTTAGACTACTGGGTCGTACTGGCGATGTACGAGTAGTCAAAAGTAGTTCTGTCAGTAGTAATACAGATATAAGTGGTAATAGATATCTTTCCCACACTGCTCACTAATATCAGTAGTATTGATGTGCTAGCAGTTGTATCAACTAGCAATGCTTAGAAAGTAGAAAGGTAGTATCTTAGCATTATGTAGGAGTAGCAATAGTATCTACTGTAGTAGTAATAGCAGTAGTCATCATACAAAATAAGTTGTGGTGTATGCATGGAAGCTAATTGTTCTGTTTTGCCTCTGGAACAGCGCAATTTCATCGAAGCATATTTGGCCACAACAGATACTTGGTTAAGCTATCTATCTATATGAAGTTAATCATCCCATCTACTGAGTTTCAGTGTCATAAATCCCTTGCAGGGGTCAAACATCTATTGGTGGCTCCCTCAGCTCGGTTTTATTGCCAATATAAAAAGCTTTGGTTAGATGTTGATGTCCTCAGAcagctggtgtgtttttaagtgCAGCTCAATCAGCCTTATCTGCCGCTGAGATCGCATGTGATGTGTTCAGTGGTTCTCCCAATAGAACTTCCTTCATTATAATTAAGAGTCTAACCTCAGTTGTGTCTGCCAATAATCCGGAATTAGAATTTTAACAGCCTCTGATTTTTCACAATCAGATTTTCTAACAATGTGTACTGTAATGCTGTGGGCCCAGATCATCAGTTCCATCTTATGTTTGAGTGTACAACGCTGCAGTTTGCGAGAACAGGAAACCGGTTTGAGATGAATTGTGTCATCTGACCACATGAGCGTGGCTGGCTTCCATCTGCTGAGCCATTCTGAATTAGACCCTGAATTATTGGTAGCATCTGCACATTTGTAAATTGGTAAACTGAAGCCATCTGTAAATCTGTCGTTTGGATTGCTGCTTTAGTGGGTTTTTTCCACTGTAGAGTAAAACTGAACAGCATACATCAtactaacaaaaaaaaaaaaaaaatcaagataaAAAAGGAATTATATGACAAAAGCTttggtgaaaatacatttttaattaaagtttGCAGAGGTCATACAGAGGAAAACCAGAATGGGTCATTAACTACAGAGAGCACAGCTACAGCTCAGTTTTTTGAAAGTTAGATCAGCAGACATGACTACTACAACTAGCAGTGcaataatgattattttaaacACAATAAAGCAGCGTTTAACAGTCTTCACTGAAAGTAGAAATGGCACTATGAATACAATGTACAAACTTAACATAAAACTGTACATTAATGACTACACACCCACCGGTCAGAGTGGATCATCTGTGCACCCTTTGGCGTGACATAGCTAAGCTCTCCTGAATGATTCCCGTACAAAGCACCAATCATCTGGCTGGGTTGCTGGAAGGCAGGTTAGTGGGCTCATGGCTGCGCTGAGGCATCAACTCTCAGCAAGGCACTCAACCCCCAACTGTGCCGGCCAACAGCAGACTGTGGTCATACTGGGAGCCGTCCAACTTAATGTGGAACAGTGCTgctaaaaaaaagacagcatatAACCTCAAGTCCACTCTGcttggataaaaaaaaatctttacagTACTCTGATATGTCTCCAGAATCCACCTCTAGTAAAGTCGCAAGTATTCAAGTACCTGAGAGCATCGTCACATTGTCCCTTCATCGTCAGTAACAGAGCTAAAGGGTTTGGTGTTTAACCATTCAGCACCATGGTTGCAGATACTCAGAGACATGGCACCAGTAACATCTGTCTGAGAACAGCTCCTTTAGATACCCGGTTGGCTGTAAACATTTAAtgcttttgttattttctcCTCACTGTGATATTTGAAACGAGCAAAGGGAGGattgtctgctgctgtcagtggaaACCGGTGACCAGCAGCTAACAGATTTCCTATTATACCTTGATAACATAACAAAACCTGAAGGGGCCAACGAAAAACAATCACTTCAATATTAGACATACATTCGTCATATCCTTAGTGctataaaacaaagacaatgttCCATTACAGTCCTTGTAATCAACATATATTAGCTAAAATATAAATAGCAATTGGGCTATAATACACAAGTGATGGGGAATCAGGTAGCTTGATCATGTATGGGAGGGAAAGTTAAGGctgaaatacaaaatacagcAGTGGCCGACTCCCACCACAGGAGGGCACTGTCACATTGGCAATACTGCTTCACTCGTTCACTCTGGAATCTCCTGTCCTACAGTTGAACCGTGAGGCGCACCTGAACTGTTCACATCACAACCAATAGTGGAAGGGTTTCACTTCAAAATGCGACCCCCATCAaccattcatttgttcatttataaACTAACAAAGCACCAATGGTTTGAAACCACATTCTTCACTTTTAGGATCAACACCTGAGTGTTAAAACAGCACGTTAGCCACAAATTCCACCTCCTTTCGCGTCTAACTGGCTGGAGGGTGGCTGACGTCCAGTCTCCTCTGCGCGGAGCCCCTCTTTCGGGCAGCTGGCACAGCGCTGACTACATTTCCCAGTGCGCCTGGGGTCTGGAAGAAAGCCTTCGAAGCAGATGTGGTTTCCTTTGGAGTATGAGGAGTCTGCAAAGGGAGAGAGCGATGTCAGATTTACACTGTATACTGTGGTGAGCTAGGAgcattttcatacatttctcTGGAGGTGCATTCGAGGACTCAAGGTGTGAGTTTTTCTCGGTGCTAAAACATTGCTGCTCAACATCTGAGCTTCTCTGGATGCTTCACATCTGATCCCTGCTTACAACTGCCAGAACATGATAACATAACAATACTATAAATGAATATAAGCAAAGAAACGTCACTCTGATGAACTCAGGAAGTATTCAGCCTTTCTAATTATCTATCAATCGAAcaactgtttcagctctaccAGGATATGGCATGCAGTGTGACTAAACACTGCAGCAACTAGCAGCTGGCCCTTTTCATGAAGGTGTCACTCCACTTCCATTGAACATGAAAGTGGGCGGGAAAGCGAGGACGCTCCTGGCTGATGCCTCTGTGCGGCGCAGTCATTGACTCGCCACATTGTCTCTAACGCTGCGTTCGCTTGCCATCCAGCGCCTCAGCAGGCTGTCTAAATGCGCCTCTGTTTGAGAAGAGCAATGCCTGCAGGCTGTGTTGGGCTTTGCAGACAAGAACATTAATCCCTATTTAACAACTTGGAGATTAATCAACTTGAACCGCTGCGGCGCAAAGACGGTGTCTAAAGGAGTAAATGAGGGGAAACCTTCCACATAACAGATGCTGCACTTGCTCTCATGTCAAGCTGTGCTGTGGCATTTTGCCTGATACCAGAAAGGTCACGTCTCATTATGAAAGCAAATGATGTTGAAGTTAATGCGCTTTTAGAGAagagacctgtgtgtgtgtgtgtgtgtgtgtgtgtgtgtgtgtgtgtgtggactacAGCGGTTTAGAAAAGTCTCACCAGTGGTTCTGGTGTGTTGATGCTGACAGTCTGACGTGGTCCTGGCGGAGAATGTGGAGTAGCTGCAGCTGAGCTGTACAGTCGGCTCTGTTCTGGAGTGGAGGGCGATGGAACCGATGACCTGCCAatgtctgatgctgctgccagGCCATACGGTGCCGCCCCCACCATAAAGTGGGCAGGTGACATCACACCGGGCAGGCTGAAGCTCAGTTTGTTGTGGGCATCAGAGCCTTGTTGTGGTAGGCCGCTGGCCACTAAGGGGTAGTGGGAGAGGGCTGAAGAGGGCAGCAGCACATAGGGCAGCGCCAGGGTGGGGACACCGCTGGGAGGAAGTGCAAGACCAGCTGGTGGCTGgctggcagagaggaggaagttgAGGCTGTTCAGACCTGGAGAAGGTGGATGAGGACAAAACAAGAAGAGCTGCTGTGACTTTattgtaaaacattttcaaaaactcTCCTGACCTGTACTGAGACAGGAAGTGCCCCATCAGtctttatttgacattttattgttatatcatcatcatcacggtGGACTGATTTGGCTGCAGTAAAGCAAAAAATGGCATGTTCTCTTCCAAGAAACATACTTTCTTGTTTAGTCTTTTGGCTGAAGATTTAAAAGTTAGAATTGAATAATTTGGTACTGCTTTTTCAAATTTCACCACTTCATACAACAATCGTATAAACGGTCAGAGAACTTCCAATTTTGCCTTCAGCAGGAACTACGAGTCTAATTAACCGAGGATCAGCACGTACCAGAGGCTTCCATTCGGTAAAAATACGCTTATCTATTATCCAAACATCAAAGCCATGTTTCTACATATAGCACATGCTATAGCTAACTCTGTGTGCTGCACGAACACATACAAGCTAACAGACACAAGTTTCGTATGCAGTACCTGCATTGTTGGGCACATAGAGGTAGTGTGATGGCTGGGCgggctctctgctgctgttgccacCTGGACTCCCGTCAGCAGGCTGCTCTCTGGAGAGGCCTGCTGGGCGACTGGGGGAGGTCCTGCTGTTGCCTGTTTGTGAACCCCCCGCTGCTTCCCTGTGAGCTTCAGCTCTCATCTggaaggaaacacaaacactgggaATGAATAAACGTGGATCTCATGATGGACAGTAATTGTAGAGGACCCAACTTCTACAATCAGCTTGAATGAACATTTAATATCATGATAACAATTTATGCCTCAGCAACTAAAAACCAGTTAACTCCTGCCAAGTAATTTAAAAGCTTCAGGTGTGCCTTTCTAAAAGACCAGCTTATCATGAAAAGTGGGACTTTTCCAATCACCAGGACTGTGTGGCCGAGCTAATGGCGAGGGATTTCCAGTGATCAAATATCCTATTCATCACTAATGTGATACGTCTTTAATTACACCAGGGGATGAGTTATCCTCATTAGCCGGCATGTAGTATTTCTTATTTTCAATTTAGCTGACTGCCATCCAGCATGTGAATTTACTGCACAGAACATAAAAAGGGCATCTATCCAGTAACAACCGTCACTGGATGGGCAGAAATTTCCTGCACAGCTGCCAGAGTTCGCACTGGATCGAAGGAGCTGGATCATAGAACAATGGGACTGATGTCTCTGCGCTGGCTCACTGTTCATGCGTGAGCTTTAAATGAAAAGGCTTgctcatattttttttctgatttattaAGTGTGCAGATGCTCTCTGGGTGATGTGCACGTTAATTAAAAGGAAGTTGAATCTGGGGGGAGACGTAATATAATCATATTACTCagtcagtctggaccaaaatgaCAATAACGATGGCTGATGCATCAAACACTCACCAGGTCACATTCCTCTAACCCAGATGTTCCCCTCTTTTTCACcgccaccccctcctccccttcctccctcctcctcttcctcccctcctcagaCTCCAACCTCGGCGATCTCTGGCCTTCAGCTGCCTGGTCCGGCTTGTCCGGCGCCCTGTATAGCATGACCACCGAGGGCTGGGACAAGCTGGGCAGGTAGGCCAAGCACTGGGGAGAGGACGAGGAAGGTGTGATGAGGCTCTCCGGGTGGAGGGAAGGCACCAGCAGGGTGGGATGGGTGGAGGATGGGGGCAGCTGGCTGTTGCTGCTGCGGAAGGAGGTCTGCGATGCAGCGCTGGGACAGTTACTGCAAAGAAACCAGACAGTATCAACAAATGAGCGGTCGTTAGGCATTCATCCCTGCAGGCTTTGGTCAGTCATGAGTCAACTGAGTCAGGTAGTTTTACATTGGATGCATCGCCCCAGGCACCAGGAACGACGCCAGAGGAGCTGAATTCCTGAACCCCTGGAAAAGTCCTTGTGGTAAAAAAAGGGGCTCGATTTCTCTGATCTCTCTCGCTCATGTGCCGACTTCCAGCTGACCACCTCCCCGCTATGAACCCCTGACTGATATCCTGTGGGCTACCACTGCCTCTGGTGCATTTCACCCAGCTTCATGTCAAAAATATCCCCTTTCAACACACACTTCTACGTCCCAttatctccctccctccataaACACTTAACAGCCACAGTCTTGAGGCAGCAGTGGTTTGGCCGACCATAGAAATAACATGAAGTACTGAACACTGTTTCTATGGAGCCAATGCATATATTCATAGGAGACGAACGCTATTGGTGTCCACAGCAGTCAGCTCACGTTGCACGCTGCCTAAAGCTAAACACATGAGCCAGTGCAAACACTGCCAGTGAGTGTGAAATGTTCTGAACGAAGCTTTGGATAccattatccatccatccatccattttctatactgcctattCCTTgcggggttgcgggggtgctggagcctatcccagccatcaacgggcgagaggcggggtacaccctggaccggtcgccagtcgattgcagggcacaaacaaacaaccattcacactcacacctaggggcaattttagagtcaccaattaacctaatgagcatgtttttggtctgtgggaggaagccggagtgcctggagagaacccacgcatgcacgggaagaacatgcaaatttcacacagaaaggcctgacccgggatTATTATCTAATCTCTTGTTACAGGCAGCCGGTGTGGACGCTCCACAGCGGTGCTGACACAGTCCTGGCAGCTGTTGAGCGATTGTGTGCAGTAAATCTGTGGTGGCTGACTGCAGATAAATCTAAACCAAGACAGGACTCAACTGTGAAATGCAGAATCAGAAGGATCAGGGTTTTCCCTACAATTTTTCACAGCATCTAAGCCgaatgaacagaaaaataagCCCCAAGTGTGCGCGTGTGTTAGTATAAACTCACTCAGGGCTGTTTCCAAACTGCAGTCGACACACTGCATTGCTGCTTGTCCTTCTGGAATAATCCACAGGCTGGTTTGGCAGACCTGCGGCATGAAGGTAGAAACCAATTACTCAGACAGGAACAGAAAAACATTCTACTGTAATAAACAGTTCTGTTTGACCGATGAAACAGCGAGTCAGAGAGGCCCTTACCGGCAGCTTCTCGGCGCGGACTGCTGGGTGCAGAGCTGACCTGCCGCTGGACGGCCACAGACGTCGGCGTGATGTTGAACGAGCCGTGGCGGGCCATCCTGGCTTTTCTGAGGTCTGCCATTGGCTGTGTGGTCACAGCTGCCACGTTCACGCTGTTTCCTACAGATGATGATAGTGAGACGATAAGGCTGAGTTAGCACGACAGCAGTAACAACATGTGAATGACTGCCAGCAGAGGTCTTTGAAAGGGATCAGGAGTGTTTCTGAACTACTTCAGTGTAGTTTACAAAGCCAGTCTTTAACTCTTACCAGCATTTGTGGAGTTGCTGAATTCAACAGGGCCGAGCCACTTGAAAGCCGGCTTCCTGCCTGACTCCTCGCGGACATGGACCTTCTTTATGAGGCCCAGGCTGGTCAGCACATTGGCGATGTCGTACAGTCGCCGCACTTTGGCTGCAGATCCAGAGGTGAGGTTTAGTTTTgatcaaacagaagaaacagtATTTGCTTTACATATTATcgattctttctctctcacttttgtATTTGCTGTGGCTCGACGAGTCCTGGCTCTCCTCGATGAGGATCTTCGCCGCCGCGTCTAGAGTTACGGTCTGGGTTTTGGACACCAGGAACAGCATGACAAACTTCTGGCTCATGATGCGCAGAGATTTGTCTTTCCTGTTGCCACCAGCtacaaacaacagagaaaaaaaacaagtatgtCACACTACTGCAGTCACAGGGTTAAATTCAGAAAATATCATAATAATATTAACATTCTCTCATCATAAACTGTGagattttgttttgatgacaggCATGCTGCATTATTATATGAGGCCATCACATCCAATAAGCCACAACAATACCAGCTCACACTAACCACTCAATGGACATCACAGCCTGCTCCCAGGGTTCACCTTTGTAAACTACCTCTTTGTCATGAGTGCTATTGTCACCCAGCCACACTGACAAgtcaacatacacacacacacacaccctgttgATGAAAACTCTGTGCGTGTAAGAGGAGGTTGGGTCGCTATGGAAACCAGGCTTGTGTTCACTCCTGTTGGTGCGAGGGGGGAAGGAGTTATCGTTTAGCTGTAGTGTTAATTTGGTGGCACCTTCTCCTGAAATAACCCCCACGCTCGAAGTTTTCCAAGTGCAGTATCAAACTGATGGTCTTAAGTTCAACAATAAGCTCCTTTATCACCGCTGTTAGAGCAGCCAATGTAAACACATGTGAAGgcgccggggggggggggggggggggaatagAAGCTAGTGGAAATCTCTTGTTTCGTTACCACTGCCAGCGTCTCCTTCCGCTCCGTCATCCTCGCGCCCCGGACCAGCCTCTCTGGCCTCGGAGGCCAGCTCCATCTGGAGGTGGTAGCCCTGCTGCCGGCCCCTccgctgcagctcctccagcgtGGCCTCAAGCTGCCGACGGCCGTGCCAGGTGTAGCTGTTCTTGGCTATCCGACCCACGATCATGAGAGACTCCAGCACATTGACTATGTCGTAGATTCGCCGCCGTTCCACCCCTGACAATTagagtgagagagcagagaaatgacCTGTCTGCTCTTGgaaaacatgctcacatttgGATAAAAACAGGCTGGGACAAGTCtagcccccctcccctccctcgaGACTCAGACTCTTACCAAGACTGGTCGCCACCTCGTCCAGTGAGATCCAGATGGGGCTGTGTGGCGGTGGGTAATCTGGGTAGAGGGCCAGGAACTTCTGGCACAGCAGACCCAAACTCTTCTGCTTCCTGCTCGGCTTTTTGTCAGCgtcatcctcttcctccgcGGCTTCAaactggacagacagatgaacacaTAAATAGGTAAACCGATCCTATAAGGCTGGGAAAAACTTTCACGCCACAAAAGCTCAGGGCGATTTAGGCTCCGGCTGCCATTTTATATTAAATATGACTTCATTTATTATGCATAAGTGAGTGATTGCATTTGTGCTTTTGAAAACCTCTTGATTTTCTTGTTTAGCTCTTAGCCTCTGTGGTGGGTGCTGAAATGTTCCATCTCACATACCTGACAAGACTCTTCCACCTCTGTATCCTCCGGCACAACATCTGGACTCACAGGCTTCTCCTCGTTCTCTATAGGCCTAAAGAGCACTTTTTTCATCTCCCTGTCCCGGATGTCTGGGCTTGCAGCGCTGATCAGCATCTTCAGATTGGCTGTGGGCGTCCAGGGCTCCACCAGAGCCGTGTGTTTGATGGGGGTGATGTGGACCATGTCGGGGGTGGTGCCTTTTCTGCCTATCAGCAAAACCGGAACAACGGACTCGGCTGATTTCATTGGCGTggatcttttcttttctttgcagatgttttcctGTGATGGAGACAGCAGAATGAAATACCACCAGCagtcattttaaagctgctgctttCCATCACATGGCTTTATTTAGGCAGTCAAATGCTGACAGTAGGACAGCCACCTGAGGCATGCTGACGCATTTGATTTTTCCCCAATCCACAAACTTTTTGCCCGCTGTGTCTCATGAAAACCCTGCTGCTTAAAGCCAAACCCCACTGCAGCCTTGCCCATATCTCATAGACTCTTAACATGTCACAACATTGCTCTAAACCTCTCTCTGATTAGCTGTGCAGCTCTCCCTCATTTGCAGACATACCAGACCTGCTGCACTTCTCTGACCACACCTTGGATTGAAGATTGAAGCAGTGGGCTACCTTACCTTTTGTTCATTGTGgcccccatcctcctcctcctcctctggctctaCTGTGAAACTTTTCCTTGGACTTGTGAGGTCTTTCAGTGCAAGACATTCAACTTCCATCTGCGTAACCTGTagtccaaaaaaagaaatgtacgTGTAGAAACTCAGAAACAGATGCACGTAAAACACACTAGCAGGGGTGATGGGGAAGTTAAGAGATTTCAAGCAGCTCAGAAAACGAGTGTTCTTGAATTTGGCGCAAAGAACATCAGCTAATTAGCCCTTAGCAAGCTAACGGCAGTAACGTAACTATCAATTTCCCTCCTTAATACTCAGGTCTATTGCTAAACCTTAAACCTACTGACTAGCAGCTAATGTAGGAAGTTGAAAGTATTATTGCATGACCTTAATTAGTTACGTTAGATCTAAGTTGTAACGTAGGATGGAGCGTTAACGTTATTAACGTAGTACAGGGCCAATTCACCCAAATGAGTGCACACACTTAGGTGTGGCAGTTCTTGTGAAAGACAGCGACTATATATCTGTGACTTATTAATAGTCATAAAAGCTAACTTAGCTGTAATTAGCTCCTCGGCTAATGTTACTAGCTCAGCTGATAAGCGTATCACAACTAGGAAACAACTGGAGGGAAAACACCATTCCTCACCTTACTCcgattttgaatgaatgaaatattccAGTGTTGCTCAGTGTCCGTTGTTACAGGCTTGTCAGTGCGTAGTTTTTCAGATCAGCATAGCAGATAATTTCCCTCTTTAAAATAAGCGGGTAGTCCTCCTAAGCCTGTATCTATACTCCTTAAAGACTCCTGTCCGATTAGCGGAAACTCTGCACTGTCCCGTGGAGTCCAGCATCACCCGCTCAAGCTTGTTTTCTGGCGCTCTCAGGCATCTGGGTCAGTCTAGCCAATCAGCACCCAGACGAGGGGCGACGTCATGCAGCTCCAACCAGTCAGTGATATTGTGCCCGGGTACGCGCCTCAGCCTCAACCAATGGGCGTGAGTTAAGACCACGCCTCCAGAGTTGTGTTGGCGGGGCAACCGGCGCGCTCTGTCCAGCTTGAGGGGAGTTTAAAGAAAGAAGCGACATCTCACtctctagttttttttttctgggtaTATCAACAGAAATGGCGGCGGGGAACCTGTTTAATATGGTCAGCAGTTTTTAGGTAATTTACTTAGAACAATTGACGCTCGAACAAGAAACACTGCCTGGTGTAGTGTTCTCCACACTGTAAAAGACAATATGAGACAGAAATGGAGCTCGACACAAACTTCATAGGTGCATTTGTAATAGTTTAACATTACTTGAGTAATCTGAATCACAACTTCTATACCTGATTGATAAACCTGGCCACTTTTATACAAGTAAAAGACATCTAATATATTTCGAGTACTTAGTTCTTAGTACTTAATTAGTTCTACGTGCCATCCTGctacgttgtttttttttttgtttgttttttttggcgAGTTACCCTCTTCATCATAAACGATCTTTGACTTTCAGCTGAGAGACTTGGCTTCTCCCCCCGGCATCTGCGCCCTCAGTGACACAGCGTCAAGACGTAAATCCCCGCACCTAGAAACCCGCTATTAATACGTTTAACCTAATCATCAAGGCTTTGTCTCTGCGGCTGCCTGCAGCTTAATTAGCTCTGCGGCTGGAACAGACAGATGGGAGGCCGGGGAG from Chaetodon trifascialis isolate fChaTrf1 chromosome 22, fChaTrf1.hap1, whole genome shotgun sequence includes:
- the e2f7 gene encoding transcription factor E2F7, with the protein product MEVECLALKDLTSPRKSFTVEPEEEEEDGGHNEQKENICKEKKRSTPMKSAESVVPVLLIGRKGTTPDMVHITPIKHTALVEPWTPTANLKMLISAASPDIRDREMKKVLFRPIENEEKPVSPDVVPEDTEVEESCQFEAAEEEDDADKKPSRKQKSLGLLCQKFLALYPDYPPPHSPIWISLDEVATSLGVERRRIYDIVNVLESLMIVGRIAKNSYTWHGRRQLEATLEELQRRGRQQGYHLQMELASEAREAGPGREDDGAEGDAGSAGGNRKDKSLRIMSQKFVMLFLVSKTQTVTLDAAAKILIEESQDSSSHSKYKTKVRRLYDIANVLTSLGLIKKVHVREESGRKPAFKWLGPVEFSNSTNAGNSVNVAAVTTQPMADLRKARMARHGSFNITPTSVAVQRQVSSAPSSPRREAAGLPNQPVDYSRRTSSNAVCRLQFGNSPDNCPSAASQTSFRSSNSQLPPSSTHPTLLVPSLHPESLITPSSSSPQCLAYLPSLSQPSVVMLYRAPDKPDQAAEGQRSPRLESEEGRKRRREEGEEGVAVKKRGTSGLEECDLMRAEAHREAAGGSQTGNSRTSPSRPAGLSREQPADGSPGGNSSREPAQPSHYLYVPNNAGLNSLNFLLSASQPPAGLALPPSGVPTLALPYVLLPSSALSHYPLVASGLPQQGSDAHNKLSFSLPGVMSPAHFMVGAAPYGLAAASDIGRSSVPSPSTPEQSRLYSSAAATPHSPPGPRQTVSINTPEPLTPHTPKETTSASKAFFQTPGALGNVVSAVPAARKRGSAQRRLDVSHPPAS